The following coding sequences lie in one Thalassoglobus polymorphus genomic window:
- a CDS encoding XdhC family protein, whose product MRNVLEAIIAARESGKDVVFTSLIETRGSTPQKPGATMLVHEDGSQVGTLGGGCVEAEVKRQALENLATQTSEVVSFQLNHDYGWDDGLICGGRMKMLISPVAAQTNLEYLQTTLKLLQTGKGLTEAVLLDDSIGVAGTQFLFDHNETFITSSTGETPPSAVTKNLPPLKLRPRPSVAKGVSYLPRLPLIKLIVVGAGHIGRQLTTYAADADFEVTVVDDREIYCNSENIPAAKNWVIGEFDEVLPNLKIDEQTYCVIVTRGHNHDEEALFHIIKRNPKFVGMIGSKRKIKLIFDDLIRNGIDAELLDRVHAPIGLEIGSQTVPEIAISIAAQLIQHRNCESNSAQRKKNTPADSTSEACN is encoded by the coding sequence ATGCGAAACGTTCTGGAAGCGATCATTGCTGCCAGAGAGAGTGGAAAGGATGTCGTTTTCACCTCTCTGATCGAGACCCGTGGATCAACCCCGCAAAAGCCGGGCGCCACGATGCTTGTCCACGAGGATGGTTCTCAAGTCGGAACCCTTGGCGGAGGCTGTGTCGAAGCGGAAGTGAAACGTCAGGCGCTCGAGAATCTCGCCACACAAACGTCAGAGGTCGTCTCGTTTCAGCTGAATCACGACTACGGTTGGGATGACGGACTGATCTGTGGCGGCCGCATGAAGATGTTGATCAGCCCCGTCGCTGCCCAGACCAATCTGGAATATCTTCAGACAACCCTGAAACTGTTACAGACAGGGAAAGGTCTGACTGAAGCGGTCTTGCTCGACGACTCCATCGGGGTCGCCGGGACTCAATTTCTGTTTGACCACAATGAAACATTTATCACATCTTCAACGGGAGAGACTCCTCCCAGTGCAGTGACCAAAAATCTTCCTCCACTCAAGCTTCGTCCGCGACCGAGCGTTGCCAAGGGGGTTTCGTACCTGCCGCGTTTGCCGCTGATCAAACTTATCGTGGTTGGTGCGGGGCATATCGGACGACAGCTAACAACTTACGCAGCCGATGCCGACTTCGAAGTCACGGTTGTTGATGATCGTGAAATCTATTGCAACTCGGAAAATATCCCGGCAGCGAAGAACTGGGTCATTGGAGAGTTCGACGAAGTCCTCCCGAATCTGAAAATCGACGAGCAAACTTACTGCGTGATTGTAACACGTGGTCACAACCACGATGAGGAGGCCCTGTTTCACATCATCAAGCGGAATCCGAAATTCGTCGGGATGATCGGTTCGAAGCGGAAGATTAAATTGATCTTCGATGACCTGATTCGAAATGGAATCGATGCCGAGTTGCTCGACCGGGTTCACGCTCCCATCGGGTTGGAAATCGGCTCACAAACTGTCCCAGAAATTGCCATCAGTATTGCTGCTCAGCTGATTCAACACAGAAACTGTGAAAGCAATTCAGCACAGCGAAAAAAAAACACGCCTGCGGATTCAACATCCGAGGCGTGTAATTGA
- a CDS encoding sugar phosphate isomerase/epimerase family protein produces the protein MGRPVTLFTGQWADLPLEELARKAKEFGYDGLELACWGDHFEVDKALSDDTYCAKKRDLLERHDLKLFAISNHLVGQAVCDNIDQRHQAILPEYVWGDGDPAGVNERAIEEMKNTARAAQKLEVSVVNGFTGSSIWPYLYDFPPTPTSMIEAGFQQFADRWNPILDVFQECGVRFALEVHPTEIAFDIYSAKTALDAIGHREEFGFNFDPSHLIWQGVDPVEFIREFPNRIYHVHMKDAATTLNGRTGILSSHLSFGDPRRGWDFRSVGRGGVRFEEIIRALNAVGYPSDMPLSVEWEDCGMDREQGAAEAADFCHNIDFKSSGVRFDAAFGD, from the coding sequence ATGGGGCGTCCGGTCACCTTGTTTACAGGCCAGTGGGCAGATCTTCCGTTGGAAGAGCTTGCCAGAAAAGCGAAGGAGTTCGGCTACGATGGGCTCGAACTGGCTTGCTGGGGTGACCACTTCGAAGTCGATAAAGCTCTCTCCGACGATACTTATTGCGCCAAAAAACGTGACCTGCTCGAACGTCATGACCTGAAGCTGTTCGCGATTTCAAACCACCTCGTAGGTCAGGCCGTTTGCGACAATATTGATCAGCGGCATCAGGCGATTCTTCCCGAATACGTTTGGGGCGACGGTGACCCCGCTGGTGTCAATGAGCGAGCCATCGAGGAAATGAAAAATACCGCTCGGGCAGCTCAGAAGCTCGAAGTGAGTGTTGTGAACGGGTTTACAGGTTCAAGTATCTGGCCTTACCTGTACGATTTCCCCCCAACACCAACATCGATGATTGAAGCTGGCTTCCAGCAGTTTGCAGATCGCTGGAATCCCATTCTGGACGTTTTTCAGGAATGTGGAGTCCGCTTCGCTTTGGAAGTTCATCCGACCGAAATCGCATTTGATATTTACTCTGCAAAAACGGCACTGGATGCAATTGGTCACCGTGAAGAATTTGGTTTCAACTTTGACCCCAGCCACTTAATTTGGCAAGGTGTTGACCCTGTTGAATTCATTCGAGAATTCCCAAACCGCATCTATCATGTTCATATGAAAGATGCGGCGACGACCCTCAATGGTCGCACTGGAATTCTCTCCAGTCATCTCTCATTCGGTGATCCACGGCGTGGTTGGGACTTCCGTAGCGTTGGGCGTGGAGGAGTTCGTTTCGAAGAGATTATTCGCGCACTGAATGCCGTTGGTTACCCGAGTGATATGCCACTTTCTGTCGAATGGGAAGATTGTGGAATGGACCGCGAACAGGGAGCTGCCGAAGCTGCCGACTTCTGCCACAACATTGACTTCAAGTCAAGCGGAGTCCGCTTCGACGCCGCCTTTGGTGACTGA
- a CDS encoding beta strand repeat-containing protein — protein sequence MRRIANLFGLRRFGPDNCSEAARESIRVEGATMTNQIHQSRRQTPVQSPASQDGTWGMHMSLLQRASQATRLFNRASLQRASVKTGRYVAAFALALGIASPTFSDDQFPGDIDYTIPVNAHSIPDYSGSLKSQPTNGVGGFGMMGRAGHEAGDTVGREGSLTYFDLAPYTFHGDTMFFGDGRLFVTNRGKMGGSAGLGMRHFFPSKNTVLGSTFYYDHDESRGVTFEQFTIAGEILTEFFDVRTNVYIPFGDKQQVTDVRFEPGTQMFVDAIGPGGSVQGSNISFQSRTFSSAALEGFDTLLSTPIQGTLAEKHNLEVSAGAYHYQARGLDLEKVTGFKLRMDGDFLDRLSHMFLEVTSDNVFNTNVVFGADVNYWGHLDPQPRLGKSQYSRMASWVRRSRTVSTLDNSALNAPELAINPDDGDPYLIYHVRNNPNPPPGNFPAPLGNGSLSMPFQYIQEAIDESPFADIVFVQANSVFDGVVDGNGNATAVLRDNVLVLGEGVPLTIPVVGIVNEIDLPTVTPGPASRPIIQNVTGPVITMGNNSRFAGFTIQDYADGPAILASGIDSAELNELIINNSTGTLGSGIEIDSSTGGFVLENIAISNTSGNAFSVTGGNATVVFNGENTITNSSGLSVLIEDAGGSVNMRNTSIMDDGGEGILVRGTTATSSTANVTFDQIELLNTNTGESGAFQVENHSAGVTVANAMTIDTPLTGGISVLNLQSTGSVVFQGAVTITDRNDHGLLIQDIAEGPDPFNPGADRAGLVTFQDTLTINGLGTAPSATAAIEVQSSSGTITLNNVAIDTSLAQGIDIQDIMDTGTTIGRFVVVGQTSIRNVLGNSINIENVQKSMYQIVFTDVDINNRGSAGIDVDTSSAFTQFLGSVLIDNQLGTTAPAIVINDNSGDIGFNLVSVQNALGALSSDSGVQITDNTNAAPNEMADVSFTRLDVEFFGNSGVDDDTAVRISGNDNVQVSTGTLDATDATAIRVTNNLRHNLMFESITASNDRFGIFVGDSIGSFIVTGVGQNAASGGEISQMTVDGAHFNDTQYVELGYMDFLGNNLGIHGQTIIVEGAGIDPEVLLLGLDIRNSDREAILMENVSDFTLMDSTLVNNGTGANQQQIDFLATIDEIDIDGDGVDDDPDDLVTYNVNIVNNSVMDGQTTLAGTDMIALRTGGAIGKGAPLNFNLLNNGIPGAMTFAGLTPNRSNGAAVNVTWTGESQIIMDSNTILFANGPNNQTGVELNIDGIADVLYSNNDLASSGINDIGLDFTFLESTNLIISNNLRRDEDNNVIAGSGFQMTGNGATGMSLTFQSGGNNIAIENNQINLVGFDSTGIAFERIFASSNVAINGNGIFMVTDFDNAREEGIIFRDVRGVINLSGNVNNEIPLGTFFPWYLDFFIPAGTSNGQIIVNGNAVP from the coding sequence ATGAGACGAATCGCAAACTTATTTGGCTTACGCCGCTTCGGTCCTGACAACTGTTCAGAGGCTGCTCGCGAATCGATTCGGGTTGAGGGAGCAACGATGACCAACCAAATCCACCAGTCAAGACGACAAACGCCGGTTCAATCTCCGGCGTCTCAAGATGGAACCTGGGGTATGCATATGTCCTTGCTTCAACGAGCGAGTCAAGCCACTCGGCTTTTCAATCGAGCAAGTCTTCAACGAGCGTCAGTGAAAACCGGTCGCTATGTGGCGGCCTTCGCACTCGCCTTGGGAATTGCCTCGCCGACATTCTCGGATGATCAATTTCCGGGGGACATCGATTACACGATCCCCGTGAATGCTCACTCGATTCCAGACTACTCCGGGTCTCTTAAATCACAACCTACAAATGGGGTTGGTGGATTTGGAATGATGGGACGAGCGGGGCATGAAGCAGGGGATACCGTCGGCCGAGAAGGCTCGCTCACCTACTTCGACCTGGCTCCTTACACCTTCCACGGAGACACCATGTTCTTCGGGGATGGTCGTCTGTTTGTCACCAATCGGGGCAAGATGGGTGGTAGTGCCGGTTTGGGAATGCGGCATTTCTTCCCTTCCAAGAATACCGTTCTTGGTTCCACCTTTTACTACGATCACGATGAGTCTCGTGGGGTTACGTTTGAGCAATTCACAATTGCTGGCGAAATCCTGACGGAATTCTTCGACGTTCGTACGAACGTTTACATCCCCTTTGGCGATAAACAACAAGTGACCGACGTTCGATTTGAACCTGGCACTCAAATGTTTGTGGATGCCATCGGGCCTGGCGGAAGTGTGCAGGGAAGTAACATTAGCTTTCAGTCTCGAACATTTTCCTCCGCAGCTTTGGAAGGGTTCGACACTCTCCTTTCGACACCGATTCAAGGGACTCTTGCCGAGAAACACAATCTGGAAGTCTCCGCAGGAGCTTACCACTACCAGGCGCGTGGGCTCGATTTAGAGAAAGTGACCGGATTCAAACTTCGGATGGATGGGGACTTTCTTGATCGACTCTCGCACATGTTCCTCGAGGTGACGAGCGACAATGTTTTCAATACGAATGTTGTTTTTGGAGCAGATGTCAACTACTGGGGGCACCTGGATCCACAACCTCGTTTGGGAAAAAGTCAGTACAGCCGTATGGCAAGCTGGGTTCGAAGAAGCCGAACCGTTTCAACTTTGGATAACAGCGCGTTGAACGCACCAGAGCTGGCAATTAATCCCGATGATGGTGATCCATACTTGATCTACCATGTTCGAAACAATCCAAATCCACCACCTGGAAACTTCCCGGCACCCCTTGGAAATGGATCACTCTCGATGCCATTCCAGTACATTCAGGAAGCGATCGACGAGTCTCCTTTTGCCGATATTGTGTTCGTGCAAGCCAACAGCGTGTTTGACGGAGTGGTCGATGGAAATGGAAATGCCACAGCTGTCTTGCGAGACAATGTGCTTGTCCTCGGCGAAGGTGTTCCATTAACAATTCCAGTCGTCGGAATCGTGAACGAAATTGACTTGCCAACAGTCACACCCGGCCCCGCATCCCGACCGATTATTCAGAATGTGACCGGTCCGGTGATCACGATGGGGAACAACAGCCGTTTTGCTGGTTTCACCATTCAGGATTATGCTGATGGGCCTGCGATCCTCGCATCAGGAATTGACAGTGCCGAACTCAATGAACTCATCATCAATAATTCGACCGGGACTCTCGGGTCAGGAATAGAGATCGATTCTTCAACAGGAGGATTTGTCCTGGAGAACATCGCAATCTCGAACACATCCGGGAACGCATTTAGCGTAACTGGCGGCAATGCAACCGTTGTCTTCAATGGCGAGAATACCATCACGAATTCAAGTGGTCTCTCCGTGTTGATCGAAGACGCCGGAGGAAGTGTCAACATGCGGAACACCTCCATCATGGACGACGGTGGCGAGGGGATTTTAGTTCGAGGAACGACAGCAACCTCATCAACTGCGAATGTGACGTTTGATCAAATCGAATTGTTGAACACGAATACAGGCGAGAGTGGTGCTTTTCAAGTCGAAAACCATTCCGCTGGAGTCACCGTGGCAAACGCGATGACAATTGACACACCTCTCACTGGTGGGATTTCAGTCCTGAACCTCCAATCGACAGGTTCAGTTGTCTTCCAGGGAGCAGTCACAATCACAGACCGAAACGATCACGGTCTCTTGATTCAAGATATTGCCGAAGGTCCAGATCCGTTCAATCCCGGTGCTGACCGGGCTGGGCTGGTCACCTTCCAGGACACCTTGACAATTAACGGCTTGGGAACAGCTCCGTCAGCGACGGCTGCGATTGAAGTCCAATCCAGTTCTGGAACGATCACTTTGAACAATGTCGCGATTGATACGAGTCTCGCTCAGGGGATCGACATTCAAGACATCATGGACACCGGGACGACGATCGGACGGTTTGTCGTTGTCGGTCAGACGTCCATTCGAAACGTCCTTGGAAACTCGATTAACATTGAAAACGTTCAAAAATCGATGTACCAAATCGTCTTCACGGACGTGGATATCAACAACCGTGGTTCCGCTGGAATTGATGTTGATACAAGCTCGGCGTTTACTCAATTCCTCGGCTCTGTCCTGATTGACAACCAGTTAGGGACAACCGCTCCAGCGATTGTTATCAATGATAATTCAGGAGACATCGGGTTCAATCTCGTCTCTGTCCAGAATGCACTCGGAGCATTGTCTTCCGACTCCGGTGTTCAAATTACCGACAACACCAATGCAGCCCCGAATGAAATGGCAGATGTCAGTTTCACAAGACTGGATGTGGAGTTCTTTGGGAATTCTGGAGTTGACGATGATACAGCAGTCCGCATCAGTGGAAATGATAACGTTCAGGTCTCAACCGGTACTCTGGATGCAACCGATGCGACAGCGATTCGTGTTACAAACAACTTGCGACATAACCTGATGTTTGAATCGATCACTGCCTCGAACGACCGATTCGGTATTTTTGTCGGAGATAGTATCGGCTCTTTCATCGTGACAGGAGTTGGTCAAAATGCTGCCTCGGGTGGTGAAATTTCCCAAATGACCGTGGATGGTGCTCACTTCAATGACACGCAGTATGTTGAGCTGGGGTACATGGATTTCTTGGGAAATAATCTCGGTATTCATGGACAGACAATCATTGTCGAAGGAGCTGGAATAGATCCTGAAGTTCTCCTTCTCGGGCTCGATATCCGAAACTCGGATCGTGAAGCGATCTTAATGGAAAATGTTTCCGACTTTACCTTGATGGATTCCACACTTGTGAACAACGGTACGGGAGCGAACCAACAGCAAATCGACTTCCTGGCAACGATTGACGAAATTGACATCGATGGTGACGGAGTTGATGACGATCCAGATGACCTCGTGACCTATAATGTGAACATTGTGAACAACAGCGTGATGGACGGGCAAACCACGCTAGCCGGGACCGATATGATCGCCTTGCGAACGGGTGGTGCGATCGGGAAAGGGGCTCCGCTGAACTTTAACTTGCTGAACAACGGAATCCCTGGAGCAATGACTTTCGCAGGCTTGACTCCAAATCGTTCAAACGGAGCGGCGGTTAATGTCACCTGGACAGGGGAGAGTCAAATCATAATGGACTCAAATACAATTCTCTTTGCGAATGGCCCGAATAATCAGACCGGAGTGGAGCTGAATATCGATGGGATTGCTGACGTCCTGTACTCCAATAATGATCTTGCTTCATCAGGAATCAACGATATTGGACTCGACTTTACCTTCCTGGAATCAACAAACCTCATCATCAGCAACAATCTACGTCGAGACGAAGACAATAACGTGATCGCTGGAAGTGGATTCCAAATGACTGGAAACGGAGCTACAGGCATGTCGCTCACATTCCAGAGTGGTGGAAACAATATCGCAATCGAAAACAACCAAATCAACCTGGTCGGCTTTGATAGCACAGGGATTGCCTTTGAACGAATCTTCGCATCGTCAAATGTGGCGATCAACGGAAACGGTATCTTCATGGTCACCGACTTTGACAACGCCAGAGAGGAAGGAATTATCTTCCGCGATGTTCGAGGTGTTATCAATCTCAGTGGAAACGTGAACAACGAGATCCCACTCGGAACATTCTTCCCGTGGTATCTGGACTTCTTCATCCCAGCTGGGACAAGCAATGGTCAGATTATCGTGAACGGAAATGCTGTTCCATAA